In Rhizobium sp. WSM4643, the following are encoded in one genomic region:
- a CDS encoding winged helix-turn-helix transcriptional regulator, with translation MSLPRAKLVKNFPGCPVEATLTYLDGKWKGVILFHLMEGTLRFNELRRKLPAVTQRMLTKQLRELEESGLVSRTVYPVVPPRVEYAMTPLGLTLKPVIQALAAWGDDYVFCSPEGRELRLASDGLRAPVAALEA, from the coding sequence ATGTCATTGCCGCGCGCCAAGCTCGTCAAGAATTTTCCCGGCTGCCCGGTCGAAGCGACGCTGACTTACCTCGACGGGAAGTGGAAGGGTGTGATCCTCTTTCATCTGATGGAGGGAACCCTGCGCTTCAACGAATTGCGGCGTAAGCTGCCGGCCGTGACCCAGCGCATGCTGACCAAGCAGTTGCGGGAACTGGAAGAATCCGGTCTGGTATCACGCACCGTCTATCCGGTCGTGCCGCCGAGGGTCGAATATGCAATGACGCCGCTCGGCTTGACGCTGAAGCCGGTCATCCAGGCGTTGGCCGCCTGGGGTGACGATTATGTCTTTTGCAGCCCGGAAGGCCGCGAGCTGCGCCTGGCCTCAGACGGCCTGCGCGCTCCGGTCGCGGCGCTCGAGGCGTAG
- a CDS encoding diacylglycerol/lipid kinase family protein encodes MKLVGFFNRDGGTFKTTDMPAYEKRAEAAFREAGHDFDAIVFSGKEIIPAMERAAKRDDIDGIVAGGGDGTISAAASIAWKNGIALGVVPAGTMNLFARSLRVPLDIWQALDVLASGEIDNVDIASANGRPFIHQFSAGLHARMVRYRNAYSYRSRLGKMRASTKAALGVIFNPPEFEVEFEAAGMRERRRVSAISVSNNPFGENALLYADNLTSGELGFYTANPLKPLGVARLAIDMLRGKVRENADVMVMHPAEVHLHFPKLRSKANCVMDGELLPLERDVSIRLHPGELKVLVKQGLAAQVNADERREPAA; translated from the coding sequence ATGAAGCTTGTAGGCTTTTTCAATCGCGACGGCGGGACCTTCAAGACCACCGACATGCCGGCCTATGAGAAGAGGGCGGAGGCGGCTTTCCGCGAAGCGGGGCACGATTTCGACGCCATCGTCTTCTCCGGAAAGGAAATCATTCCTGCCATGGAGCGGGCGGCCAAGCGCGATGATATCGACGGCATCGTCGCCGGCGGCGGCGACGGCACGATTTCGGCGGCGGCATCGATCGCCTGGAAAAACGGCATTGCGCTCGGCGTCGTGCCGGCCGGCACGATGAACCTCTTTGCCCGCTCGCTGCGTGTGCCGCTCGATATCTGGCAGGCGCTCGATGTGCTTGCCTCCGGCGAGATCGACAATGTCGATATCGCCAGCGCCAACGGCCGGCCCTTCATCCACCAGTTTTCCGCCGGCCTGCATGCCCGCATGGTGCGCTACCGCAACGCCTACAGCTACCGTTCCCGGCTGGGCAAGATGCGGGCGAGCACAAAGGCGGCTTTAGGCGTCATCTTCAATCCCCCGGAGTTCGAGGTCGAGTTCGAGGCTGCCGGCATGCGCGAGCGCCGCAGAGTGTCGGCGATCTCAGTCTCCAACAATCCCTTTGGCGAGAACGCGTTGCTTTACGCCGATAATTTGACGAGCGGCGAACTCGGCTTCTACACGGCAAATCCGCTGAAGCCTCTCGGCGTCGCTCGTCTCGCCATCGACATGCTGCGCGGCAAGGTCCGCGAGAATGCCGATGTCATGGTGATGCACCCGGCCGAAGTGCACCTGCATTTCCCCAAACTGCGCTCCAAGGCCAATTGCGTCATGGACGGCGAGCTGCTGCCGCTCGAACGTGACGTCTCGATCCGGTTGCATCCGGGCGAATTGAAGGTTCTCGTCAAACAGGGGCTCGCCGCTCAAGTGAATGCGGACGAACGCCGCGAGCCCGCCGCGTAA
- a CDS encoding zinc-binding alcohol dehydrogenase family protein: protein MRAVAYKTPQPISAETSLIDVELPMPEAKGHDLLVEIKAVSVNPVDVKVRAHSAPPAGELKVLGWDAAGIVKAIGADVTLFRPGDEVFYSGVISRPGSNAEFHLVDERIVGAKPKSLDFAAAAALPLTSITAYEALFDRLKVQDAVSGAGRSILIIGGAGGVGSIAIQIARALTDLTVIATASRAETQDWVRELGAHHVVDHSKRIALEVAALGIGAPGFIFSTTNTDSHIGDIVEAIAPQGRFALIDDPKTLDIVPFKRKAVSVHWELMFTRPLYGTPDMIEQHKLLNRVSELIDAGKIRTTLSEIVGPINAVNLKTAHAMVESGRMKGKAVLAGF from the coding sequence ATGCGCGCCGTCGCCTATAAAACGCCCCAGCCGATTTCCGCCGAGACCTCGCTGATCGATGTCGAACTGCCGATGCCGGAGGCCAAGGGCCACGATCTGCTCGTCGAAATCAAAGCCGTTTCGGTCAATCCCGTCGATGTGAAGGTGCGCGCCCATTCCGCGCCGCCCGCGGGCGAACTCAAGGTGCTCGGCTGGGATGCCGCCGGCATCGTCAAGGCCATCGGCGCCGATGTCACCCTGTTCAGGCCCGGCGACGAGGTGTTCTATTCCGGGGTCATCAGCCGCCCGGGCAGCAATGCCGAATTCCATCTCGTCGACGAGCGCATCGTCGGCGCCAAACCGAAGAGCCTCGACTTCGCGGCCGCGGCCGCCCTGCCGTTGACCTCGATTACGGCCTACGAGGCGCTGTTCGATCGGCTGAAGGTGCAGGACGCGGTTTCGGGAGCGGGACGATCCATCCTGATCATCGGCGGCGCCGGCGGCGTCGGCTCGATCGCCATCCAGATCGCCCGGGCATTGACCGACCTGACGGTGATCGCCACGGCCTCGCGAGCGGAAACGCAGGACTGGGTGAGGGAACTCGGCGCACATCACGTCGTCGACCATTCCAAACGGATCGCGCTTGAGGTAGCAGCGCTCGGCATCGGCGCGCCGGGGTTTATATTCTCAACCACCAACACGGACAGCCATATCGGGGACATCGTCGAAGCGATTGCGCCACAGGGCCGCTTCGCGCTGATCGACGATCCGAAGACGCTCGACATCGTGCCCTTCAAGCGCAAGGCCGTCTCCGTTCATTGGGAACTGATGTTCACCCGCCCGCTCTACGGCACGCCCGACATGATCGAGCAGCACAAGCTGCTGAACAGAGTTTCCGAACTCATCGACGCCGGAAAGATCCGCACCACGCTTTCAGAGATCGTCGGGCCGATCAATGCGGTAAACCTCAAGACGGCGCATGCCATGGTCGAAAGCGGCAGGATGAAGGGCAAGGCGGTGCTTGCAGGATTCTGA
- a CDS encoding L,D-transpeptidase encodes MTISRRGFLIALPLFVAGCSSTGLNSQTNYAALPDEKFPLGQVPIDKIKPELRRQEVAYETTHPAGTIVVDTPARRAYYVLGDGRAMRYGVGVGREGLAFAGNAYIGRKAEWPSWTPTENMQRREERYRKLAGGMPGGPNNPLGARAIYLYRGGNDTHFRIHGTNQPQSIGLAMSSGCIRMMNHDVIDLYSRVEVGARVVVIQA; translated from the coding sequence ATGACGATCTCGCGCCGGGGCTTCCTGATCGCTCTACCGCTTTTCGTGGCCGGCTGCTCTTCGACCGGCCTGAACAGCCAGACGAATTACGCCGCACTTCCGGATGAAAAATTCCCCTTGGGGCAGGTGCCGATCGACAAGATCAAGCCGGAACTTCGCCGCCAAGAAGTGGCCTACGAAACCACGCATCCTGCCGGCACCATAGTCGTCGACACACCCGCGCGCCGCGCCTATTACGTCCTCGGCGACGGCAGAGCGATGCGTTATGGCGTCGGTGTCGGCCGCGAGGGGCTGGCATTTGCCGGTAACGCCTATATCGGCCGCAAGGCCGAGTGGCCGAGTTGGACGCCGACGGAAAACATGCAGCGCCGCGAAGAGCGCTATCGCAAGCTTGCTGGCGGCATGCCGGGCGGCCCGAACAACCCGCTCGGTGCGCGGGCGATATATCTCTACCGCGGCGGCAACGACACGCATTTTCGCATTCATGGCACCAACCAGCCGCAATCGATCGGTCTTGCCATGTCGAGCGGCTGTATTCGCATGATGAACCACGACGTGATCGACCTCTATAGCCGCGTCGAAGTCGGCGCCAGGGTCGTCGTCATCCAGGCTTAA
- a CDS encoding SDR family oxidoreductase, with product MDLGIKGKRALVLASSRGLGLGIAVALAREGANVLLCGRSGEQLEGNCKAINDEGNGRANWIWADLGDERFVEMTTTAVKEKLGGLDILVNNTGGPTPGTTEEMTGEKLESYFLSMVVRVITLTNALLPGMKAQGWGRILTVASSGVIEPIANLALSNTLRPALAGWSKTLASEVAGFGVTTNLLLPGSILTARLDDLDGAAAKRTGKSLDEIRTDKEARIPVGRYGKVEEFAATAAFLCSQPASYITGSLIRCDGGAARSV from the coding sequence ATGGATCTCGGCATCAAAGGCAAACGGGCACTCGTCCTCGCCTCTTCGCGCGGCCTCGGCCTCGGCATCGCCGTGGCGCTGGCGCGGGAGGGCGCAAACGTGCTGCTCTGCGGGCGCAGCGGCGAACAGCTGGAGGGCAATTGCAAGGCGATCAATGATGAAGGCAACGGCCGGGCCAACTGGATCTGGGCCGATCTCGGGGACGAACGCTTCGTCGAGATGACGACGACGGCGGTGAAGGAGAAGTTGGGCGGGCTCGATATCCTCGTCAACAATACCGGCGGGCCGACGCCCGGCACCACGGAGGAGATGACGGGCGAAAAGCTCGAAAGCTATTTCCTCTCCATGGTCGTGCGGGTGATCACGCTCACCAATGCGCTGCTGCCCGGCATGAAGGCGCAGGGCTGGGGCCGCATCCTGACGGTTGCCTCATCCGGCGTGATCGAACCGATCGCCAACCTGGCGCTGTCGAATACGCTGCGCCCGGCCCTTGCCGGCTGGAGCAAGACGCTTGCCTCCGAAGTGGCGGGCTTCGGCGTCACCACCAACCTGCTCTTGCCCGGCAGCATCCTGACGGCGCGGCTCGACGATCTCGACGGAGCGGCGGCAAAGCGGACCGGCAAGAGCCTCGACGAGATCCGTACCGACAAGGAGGCGCGTATTCCGGTCGGCCGCTACGGCAAGGTCGAGGAATTCGCCGCAACGGCTGCCTTCCTGTGCAGCCAACCGGCAAGCTACATCACCGGCTCGCTCATCCGCTGCGACGGCGGCGCGGCACGATCCGTCTGA
- a CDS encoding MFS transporter, with protein MSEIAANISIDSQDEALPSAMTVALVQLALACGGFGIGTGEFAIMGLLPNVADTFSVTTPQAGYVISAYALGVVVGAPVIAVLAAKMARRTLLLMLMLIFAAGNISSAMAPTFESFTLLRFVSGLPHGAYFGVAALVAASMVPVHRRARAVGRVMLGLTVATLLGTPLTTFFGQSLDWQVAFFSVGVLGLLTVALIWFYVPKDRVSEEAGFLRELGAFRRPQVWLTLGIAAVGYGGMFAMFSYIASTTTEVALLPETAVPIMLVLFGVGMNAGNFIGSWLADKSLLGTIGGSLVYNIVVLTTFSLTAANPYMLGLSVFLVGCGFAAGPALQTRLMDVAADAQTLAAASNHSAFNIANAIGAWLGGLVIAGGYGFAATGYVGAVLSFLGLFVFAASLRLERRDRSAQAV; from the coding sequence GTGAGTGAGATTGCCGCCAATATTTCCATCGATAGCCAGGATGAAGCGCTGCCGTCGGCAATGACCGTGGCGCTGGTTCAGCTGGCGCTCGCCTGCGGCGGCTTCGGCATCGGCACCGGCGAATTCGCGATCATGGGGTTGCTGCCCAACGTTGCCGACACCTTCTCGGTCACCACGCCGCAAGCCGGTTACGTCATCAGCGCCTATGCGCTCGGCGTCGTCGTCGGCGCGCCGGTCATTGCCGTGCTCGCCGCGAAGATGGCGCGCCGCACGCTGCTTTTGATGCTGATGCTGATCTTTGCCGCCGGCAATATATCAAGCGCCATGGCGCCGACCTTCGAAAGCTTCACGCTGCTGCGCTTCGTCAGCGGCCTGCCGCATGGCGCTTATTTTGGCGTCGCGGCCCTTGTCGCCGCCTCGATGGTGCCGGTGCATCGCCGCGCCCGTGCCGTCGGGCGCGTCATGCTCGGCCTGACCGTTGCGACCCTTCTCGGCACGCCGTTGACCACGTTCTTCGGCCAGTCGCTCGACTGGCAGGTGGCGTTTTTCTCGGTCGGCGTGCTCGGCCTGCTGACGGTGGCGCTGATCTGGTTCTACGTTCCGAAGGACAGGGTTTCCGAGGAGGCGGGGTTCCTCCGCGAACTCGGCGCCTTCCGCCGGCCGCAGGTGTGGCTGACGCTCGGCATCGCCGCTGTCGGCTACGGCGGTATGTTCGCGATGTTCAGCTATATCGCCTCGACGACGACTGAGGTGGCGTTGCTGCCGGAAACGGCCGTCCCGATCATGCTGGTCCTCTTCGGCGTCGGCATGAATGCGGGCAATTTCATCGGCTCGTGGCTCGCCGACAAATCGCTGCTCGGCACGATCGGCGGGTCGCTGGTCTATAATATCGTCGTGCTGACCACCTTCTCGCTGACCGCGGCCAATCCCTATATGCTGGGGCTTTCCGTTTTCCTCGTCGGCTGCGGTTTTGCCGCCGGCCCGGCGCTGCAGACGCGGCTGATGGATGTCGCCGCCGACGCGCAGACGTTAGCTGCCGCTTCCAACCATTCCGCCTTCAACATCGCCAATGCGATCGGCGCCTGGCTCGGCGGCCTCGTCATTGCCGGGGGTTACGGTTTTGCGGCAACCGGTTATGTCGGTGCAGTACTATCCTTCCTCGGCCTCTTCGTCTTTGCAGCCTCGCTACGCCTCGAGCGCCGCGACCGGAGCGCGCAGGCCGTCTGA
- a CDS encoding DMT family transporter, producing MTTIAFTNDKSPSQVLGYAGGTITVLIWATWFLVTRHSAATPLGSIDIGLIRFGIPALVLSPVWLKTGLLPKGLPLHLLAIMVSGSGAVFFLLTTLAIHSTPAASSGILLGGSMPLAAALIGIALFRERPDGTRIAGLFAIVAGVLILLTRSLADASLPWTSFVLLPAGAILWASYTHAFRRSGLTSVQASALIAVWSFLIMGTLALIFGISLPQAPLHEIGLQVLSQGVLSGLVAMVAYGTAVRTLGGTQAAAFTALTPVLATLGGGLLLGEAIGMTEISAAVITGIGVALSTGIAAPRR from the coding sequence ATGACCACCATCGCATTTACCAACGACAAGTCGCCGTCGCAGGTATTGGGTTATGCCGGCGGCACTATCACCGTGCTGATCTGGGCGACATGGTTTCTCGTCACCCGCCACAGCGCCGCAACGCCGCTCGGCTCGATCGATATCGGGCTGATCCGCTTCGGAATTCCGGCGCTGGTGCTTTCGCCTGTCTGGCTGAAGACGGGGCTGCTGCCGAAGGGCCTGCCGCTTCACCTGCTGGCGATCATGGTGTCCGGTTCCGGCGCCGTCTTCTTCCTGCTGACGACGCTGGCAATCCATTCGACGCCGGCGGCCTCCTCGGGGATTCTGCTCGGCGGCTCGATGCCGCTCGCAGCAGCGCTGATCGGCATTGCGCTGTTTCGCGAAAGACCCGATGGCACACGCATCGCGGGGCTCTTCGCGATCGTCGCCGGCGTGCTGATCCTCCTCACGCGCAGCCTTGCAGACGCCTCGCTGCCTTGGACGAGCTTCGTGCTGCTGCCGGCCGGCGCCATTCTCTGGGCGAGCTATACGCATGCCTTCCGCCGCTCCGGCCTGACCTCCGTGCAAGCGAGCGCCCTGATCGCCGTCTGGTCCTTTCTGATTATGGGCACGCTTGCCCTCATCTTCGGCATCTCGCTGCCGCAGGCTCCGCTTCACGAGATCGGCCTGCAGGTGCTGAGCCAGGGCGTTCTTTCCGGTCTCGTCGCCATGGTCGCCTACGGCACCGCCGTCAGAACACTCGGCGGAACACAGGCTGCCGCCTTCACGGCGCTGACGCCCGTGCTTGCAACCCTCGGCGGCGGCTTGCTGCTTGGCGAAGCTATCGGCATGACGGAAATCAGCGCCGCCGTGATCACCGGCATCGGTGTGGCGCTTTCGACGGGTATCGCCGCACCGCGCCGCTAA
- a CDS encoding electron transfer flavoprotein-ubiquinone oxidoreductase: MTETTELPERESMEFDVVIVGAGPAGLAAAIRLKQVNPELSVVVLEKGAEVGAHILSGAVVDPIGIDRLLPGWRDEADHPFKTEVSADHFLLLGPAGSVRLPNVLMPPLMNNHGNYIVSLGLVCRWLATKAEELGVEIYPGFAATEVLYNDEGAVIGVATGDMGIEKNGKPGPNYTRGMELLGKYVLIGEGVRGSLAKQLIAKFDLSKDREPQKFGIGIKELWQVKPENHRPGLVQHSFGWPLGMKTGGGSFLYHLEDNLVAVGFVVHLNYKNPYLYPFEEFQRFKTHPAIRTTFEGGKRLSYGSRAITEGGYQSVPKLSFPGGALIGCSAGLVNVPRIKGSHNAVLSGMLAAEKIAAAITAGRSHDEVTEIESEWRKGDIGKDLKRVRNVKPLWSKFGTALGVALGGFDMWTNQLLGFSFFGTLKHGKTDAQSLEPASQHKPIAYPKPDGVLTFDRLSSVFLSNTNHEENQPVHLQVKDMALQISSEHDIYAGPSTRYCPAGVYEWVEKDGKDVFVINAQNCVHCKTCDIKDPNQNINWVPPQGGEGPVYPNM; encoded by the coding sequence ATGACCGAGACGACTGAGCTGCCAGAACGCGAGAGCATGGAATTCGACGTGGTGATCGTCGGCGCAGGTCCTGCCGGTCTTGCGGCGGCGATCCGGTTGAAGCAGGTCAATCCGGAGCTCTCCGTCGTCGTGCTGGAGAAGGGTGCGGAAGTGGGCGCGCATATCCTTTCTGGCGCCGTCGTCGATCCGATCGGTATCGATCGGCTGCTGCCCGGCTGGCGCGACGAGGCCGATCATCCCTTTAAGACCGAGGTCAGCGCCGATCACTTCCTGCTGCTCGGCCCGGCCGGCTCCGTTCGCCTGCCGAATGTGCTGATGCCGCCGCTGATGAACAACCACGGCAACTACATCGTCTCGCTTGGGCTCGTCTGTCGCTGGCTGGCGACCAAGGCCGAAGAACTCGGCGTCGAGATCTATCCGGGCTTTGCTGCAACCGAAGTGCTCTACAATGACGAAGGCGCCGTCATCGGTGTCGCCACCGGCGACATGGGCATCGAGAAGAACGGTAAGCCCGGCCCGAACTATACCCGCGGCATGGAACTGCTCGGCAAGTACGTGCTGATCGGCGAGGGCGTGCGCGGCTCGCTCGCCAAGCAGCTGATTGCCAAGTTCGATCTCTCCAAGGACCGCGAACCGCAGAAATTCGGCATCGGCATCAAGGAACTCTGGCAGGTCAAGCCGGAAAACCACAGGCCGGGCCTGGTGCAGCACTCCTTCGGTTGGCCGCTCGGCATGAAGACCGGCGGCGGCTCCTTCCTCTATCACCTGGAAGACAATCTTGTGGCCGTCGGCTTCGTCGTCCACCTCAATTACAAGAACCCCTATCTCTATCCTTTCGAGGAATTCCAGCGCTTCAAGACCCATCCGGCGATCCGCACCACCTTCGAGGGCGGCAAGCGGCTGTCCTATGGGTCGCGTGCCATCACCGAGGGCGGCTACCAGTCGGTGCCGAAGCTCTCCTTCCCCGGCGGGGCGCTGATCGGCTGTTCGGCTGGTCTGGTCAACGTGCCGCGCATCAAGGGTAGCCACAATGCGGTACTGTCGGGCATGCTGGCGGCCGAGAAAATTGCCGCCGCGATTACCGCCGGCCGCAGCCATGATGAAGTGACCGAGATCGAGAGCGAATGGCGCAAGGGCGACATCGGCAAGGATTTGAAGCGCGTGCGCAACGTCAAGCCGCTGTGGTCGAAGTTTGGCACAGCGCTTGGCGTGGCGCTCGGCGGCTTCGACATGTGGACGAACCAGCTCCTCGGTTTCTCCTTCTTCGGCACGCTGAAGCACGGCAAGACCGATGCCCAATCGCTTGAGCCGGCCTCGCAGCACAAGCCGATCGCCTATCCGAAGCCCGATGGCGTCTTGACCTTCGATCGCCTGTCCTCGGTGTTCCTGTCGAACACCAATCACGAGGAAAACCAGCCGGTTCATCTGCAGGTCAAGGACATGGCGCTGCAGATCTCGTCCGAGCATGACATCTATGCCGGCCCGTCGACGCGTTACTGTCCGGCCGGCGTCTATGAATGGGTGGAAAAGGACGGCAAGGACGTCTTCGTCATCAACGCCCAGAACTGCGTGCACTGCAAGACCTGCGACATCAAGGATCCCAACCAGAACATCAACTGGGTGCCGCCGCAGGGCGGCGAGGGGCCGGTCTATCCGAATATGTGA
- the mgtE gene encoding magnesium transporter produces MNINRFPLRAGHAARAFINNSRGATIAERVESLNTLSVQDAGRVLTSMPLDYAVNILDRPELRNAAHILALISAEDAARLLHGMSNDRVADVLLELDGETRARLFSSLDEPVRIAIQHLMGYPPRTAGGIMTTEFVSVPDSWTVARTLDHVRQVERSRETIYAIYVLDDVSHALMHVVTLRRLITGEPDASILSVAQKGVPVSADPLMKQEDVARLIRKHDLLALPVTDEHGQMLGIVTVDDVIDTMIADTTEAAQKFGGMEALGQPYMKIGFAGMIRKRAGWLAALFLGEMLTASAMQHFEGELEKAVVLTLFIPLIMSSGGNSGSQATSLIIRALALGELKLSDWWKVLLRELPTGVVLGAILGLVGFIRIVFWQSAGLYDYGPHWQMVAVTVFAALIGIVTFGSICGSMLPFVLQKLRLDPASASAPFVATLVDVTGLVIYFSVALLILSGTLL; encoded by the coding sequence ATGAACATCAATCGCTTCCCTCTTCGGGCAGGCCATGCCGCCCGCGCCTTCATCAACAACAGCCGCGGCGCAACGATCGCCGAACGCGTCGAATCGTTGAATACACTCAGCGTCCAGGACGCCGGGCGGGTGCTGACCAGCATGCCGCTCGACTATGCGGTCAACATTCTCGACCGGCCGGAGCTTCGCAATGCTGCGCACATCCTTGCGCTGATCAGCGCCGAGGACGCCGCGCGGCTGCTGCACGGCATGTCGAACGACCGCGTCGCCGACGTGCTGCTCGAACTCGACGGCGAGACCCGCGCCCGGCTGTTCTCCAGCCTCGACGAACCGGTGCGCATCGCGATCCAGCACCTGATGGGCTATCCACCGCGCACGGCCGGCGGCATCATGACGACGGAGTTCGTCAGCGTGCCTGACAGCTGGACCGTTGCCCGGACGCTCGATCATGTGCGCCAGGTCGAACGCTCGCGCGAGACCATCTACGCCATTTATGTGCTCGACGACGTAAGCCATGCACTGATGCATGTGGTGACGCTACGCCGCCTCATCACCGGCGAGCCCGACGCCTCCATTCTGTCCGTGGCTCAGAAGGGCGTGCCGGTTTCGGCCGATCCGCTGATGAAGCAGGAGGATGTCGCCCGGCTGATCCGCAAGCACGACCTGCTCGCCCTGCCCGTCACCGACGAACATGGGCAGATGCTCGGCATCGTCACCGTCGACGACGTGATCGACACGATGATCGCAGACACGACGGAAGCGGCCCAGAAGTTCGGCGGCATGGAGGCGCTCGGCCAGCCCTACATGAAAATCGGCTTCGCCGGCATGATCCGCAAGCGCGCCGGCTGGCTCGCCGCCCTGTTTCTTGGCGAAATGCTGACGGCAAGCGCGATGCAGCACTTCGAAGGCGAGCTGGAAAAGGCCGTGGTGCTGACGCTGTTCATCCCGCTGATCATGAGCTCGGGCGGCAACTCGGGTTCACAGGCGACGTCGCTGATCATCCGGGCGCTGGCACTCGGCGAACTGAAGCTTTCGGACTGGTGGAAGGTACTTTTGCGCGAACTGCCGACCGGCGTCGTCCTCGGCGCGATCCTCGGCCTGGTCGGCTTCATCCGCATCGTATTCTGGCAATCGGCCGGGCTCTACGACTACGGCCCGCACTGGCAAATGGTCGCCGTCACGGTGTTTGCCGCCTTGATCGGGATCGTCACCTTCGGTTCGATCTGCGGCTCGATGCTGCCTTTCGTGCTGCAGAAGCTCCGGCTCGATCCGGCCAGCGCCTCAGCCCCCTTCGTCGCCACGTTGGTCGACGTCACCGGGCTCGTCATCTACTTCTCGGTGGCGCTGCTCATCCTCAGCGGAACGCTCCTCTAA
- a CDS encoding Lrp/AsnC family transcriptional regulator: protein MLCAIFCQSRPIGIAKMPNLDKFDIAILKCLQEDARATNVEIAEKVNLSPSPCLRRIRNLERSGIIRGYTADIDRKEVGLGLTVFVEFKVVQHSRENSEAQQKALLAIPEIVSCFLISGTADFLAEVVVEDLAAYERLLTETLLTLPNVSDIRSNFAIRSMKTHGPLKLPEGK, encoded by the coding sequence ATGCTATGCGCAATCTTCTGCCAATCGAGGCCAATAGGGATCGCGAAAATGCCAAATCTCGATAAATTCGATATTGCCATCCTGAAGTGCCTGCAGGAGGATGCGCGGGCCACCAATGTCGAGATCGCCGAGAAGGTGAACCTTTCACCGTCGCCCTGCCTGCGCCGCATCCGCAATCTCGAACGCTCCGGTATCATCCGCGGCTACACGGCGGATATCGACCGCAAGGAGGTCGGTCTCGGCCTCACCGTCTTCGTCGAATTCAAGGTCGTCCAGCACAGCCGCGAAAATTCCGAGGCGCAGCAGAAGGCGCTGCTCGCCATCCCCGAGATCGTCTCCTGCTTCCTGATTTCGGGTACGGCCGATTTCCTCGCCGAAGTGGTGGTGGAGGATCTCGCCGCCTACGAACGGCTTCTGACGGAAACGCTGTTGACCTTGCCGAATGTCAGCGACATCCGCTCGAACTTCGCCATCCGCAGCATGAAGACGCATGGGCCGTTGAAGCTGCCCGAGGGAAAATAA